A single region of the Ramlibacter henchirensis genome encodes:
- the mcrC gene encoding 5-methylcytosine-specific restriction endonuclease system specificity protein McrC, with amino-acid sequence MIPIRNIYFMLSYAWNRLDQAELVDVSTEQIETLPDLLASVLLRGVQRCLKDGIDRGYKEQLQEGTFVRGRLDLGVSVRRLLLKQARAACHVDELTSNILANQIVKTTMQQLTRLPALDPDLRHGLALLVRRLPDVEAIRLSRRDFDRVQLHSNNSFYKFLIDICRVVHDGLLVDSANGEYSFRSFIEDEHAMRRLFQHFVSNLLRHHQDHYEVGNDRFRWNIVAPDSQSDQLMPMMETDITLRAPGHVVVIDTKFSQSVFQQRFQKQKLKSEHLYQLFSYLKNLEFKGGDYTNADGILLYPTTEKAVDFTTTVQGHRMSVRTVDLSQAPQGIRDDLLALAKPVATLGSA; translated from the coding sequence ATGATTCCGATCAGGAATATCTACTTCATGCTCTCTTACGCATGGAACCGGCTCGACCAAGCAGAGCTCGTAGATGTCAGCACGGAACAGATCGAAACCCTTCCGGACCTCTTGGCCAGTGTTCTATTGCGGGGGGTTCAACGCTGCCTCAAGGACGGGATCGATCGTGGGTACAAAGAGCAGCTGCAAGAGGGCACATTTGTCCGTGGCCGCCTGGACCTTGGGGTGTCCGTGAGGCGTCTGCTGCTGAAGCAAGCCCGTGCAGCCTGCCACGTCGACGAGTTGACCAGCAACATCCTGGCCAATCAGATCGTTAAGACAACTATGCAGCAGCTAACCCGCTTGCCTGCTCTTGACCCAGATCTCCGTCATGGCCTTGCCTTGCTTGTGCGGCGTCTACCAGACGTTGAAGCGATACGTCTCAGCCGAAGGGACTTTGATCGGGTTCAGCTGCACTCTAATAATAGTTTCTACAAATTCCTCATCGACATCTGCCGCGTCGTTCATGACGGGCTACTAGTCGACTCTGCCAACGGGGAATACTCCTTCAGAAGCTTCATCGAAGACGAGCACGCCATGAGGCGCCTCTTCCAGCATTTCGTCTCGAACCTTCTTCGACATCACCAGGATCACTACGAAGTCGGCAACGACCGGTTCAGGTGGAACATCGTTGCGCCTGATTCTCAGAGTGATCAGCTCATGCCCATGATGGAGACGGACATAACTCTCCGCGCGCCAGGGCACGTTGTAGTGATCGACACGAAGTTCTCCCAATCGGTATTTCAGCAGAGATTTCAGAAGCAGAAGCTCAAGTCCGAACACCTTTATCAGCTGTTCTCGTACCTGAAGAACCTTGAGTTCAAGGGCGGCGACTACACGAACGCTGATGGGATCCTTCTCTACCCTACTACCGAGAAGGCCGTGGATTTCACGACAACCGTGCAAGGCCATAGGATGTCAGTGCGGACGGTCGATCTAAGTCAAGCTCCCCAGGGGATTCGCGATGACCTCTTGGCGCTCGCGAAGCCCGTGGCTACTCTAGGCAGTGCCTGA
- a CDS encoding toll/interleukin-1 receptor domain-containing protein, translating to MTRISDSQLARAGSSLRTINSAGDWLSNHAQCIEVTDTHLMCGQPLYNDKMTTTPRKKRGVAAPAPTGAKAAKDKKQPPLISEEVEVMLHIAFVNARDRRHEFITVEHLVFGLVDGPSSKVALTACGADLDELKSRLGLFIDEHTPVVDANEEVDTQPTLGFQRVVQRAIMQVQAANQEGRQVLCVDLLVAVFGEKDSHAVYYLHQQGVTRVDVIDFLAHGTKRAAGSQVEEREAQRVDRNVATILAEAAQPFVISEVKRNERPKLFISYSHVDTQCVERLLVHLKPLERANTVVCWSDKRLRTGDKWKAEIEQNLNEAVIAVLLISADFLASDFIVNNELPPLLVKADSNGLRILPVIVKPCGFRRDPILSTFQAANDPATPLLGMTPIEQEALYDKIADEVAKEIANRRVS from the coding sequence ATGACCCGGATCTCGGATAGTCAACTTGCACGTGCGGGCAGCTCCCTCCGAACCATCAATTCTGCAGGCGATTGGCTTTCAAACCATGCGCAATGCATCGAAGTCACCGACACGCACTTAATGTGCGGACAGCCTCTCTACAACGACAAGATGACTACTACACCACGAAAGAAGCGGGGCGTCGCTGCACCTGCCCCCACAGGAGCGAAGGCCGCGAAAGACAAGAAGCAGCCTCCACTGATCTCCGAGGAAGTGGAGGTGATGCTGCACATTGCTTTCGTCAACGCACGAGATCGTCGCCATGAGTTCATCACTGTCGAACATTTAGTGTTCGGTCTCGTCGATGGGCCCTCTTCCAAGGTTGCTTTGACTGCCTGTGGTGCTGACTTAGATGAACTGAAGTCGCGACTCGGCTTGTTCATTGATGAACACACGCCAGTAGTCGACGCCAATGAGGAAGTTGATACCCAGCCCACACTAGGTTTCCAGCGAGTCGTGCAGAGAGCGATCATGCAAGTGCAAGCGGCGAACCAGGAGGGGCGCCAAGTACTCTGTGTGGACCTGCTCGTAGCCGTCTTCGGAGAAAAGGACTCGCACGCAGTCTACTACTTGCATCAGCAGGGCGTCACTAGAGTGGATGTGATCGACTTTTTGGCGCATGGAACCAAGCGCGCGGCGGGATCGCAGGTAGAGGAGCGGGAGGCACAAAGGGTAGACCGAAATGTCGCCACAATCTTGGCTGAAGCTGCTCAGCCATTTGTGATTTCAGAGGTGAAGCGAAATGAGCGCCCGAAGCTCTTCATTTCGTACAGCCATGTGGACACTCAGTGTGTTGAGAGGCTGCTGGTCCATCTGAAGCCCCTCGAAAGGGCCAACACGGTTGTTTGCTGGTCAGACAAGAGGCTGCGGACAGGTGACAAGTGGAAGGCGGAAATCGAGCAGAATCTCAATGAAGCAGTAATAGCCGTATTACTCATAAGCGCAGATTTCCTGGCCTCTGACTTCATTGTGAACAACGAATTGCCTCCCCTGCTGGTTAAGGCCGACTCTAACGGGCTAAGGATTCTTCCTGTAATTGTTAAGCCCTGCGGTTTCCGGCGGGATCCGATCTTGAGCACATTTCAAGCGGCCAATGACCCAGCGACGCCTCTTTTGGGTATGACGCCTATTGAGCAGGAGGCCTTGTACGACAAGATTGCCGATGAAGTTGCTAAGGAGATTGCAAATCGGCGGGTATCTTGA
- a CDS encoding protein-glutamine glutaminase family protein — MSEEKNIDPRERGEVEVRFGRSAHELSLARQVGSSYFGELQRSELLGTLERLATRTQEPLFSIQREGVLLSVGAVEVHKVLEISNGRASLTASHARHKLKTESPLEPGKTYEMVIDPATNEVRWARQTDKAARELGGPVVHSTEPIKKLRAVPRKKASEFFDIVRRQPHIPFQYPANGCWARAHEMCRIIERHLDADPTDVVAKVWHYAGAGTELSARSNNTPECKVEWSYHVAPVVQQDDELWVIDPSMFDEPVPLDRWRQAQNPDNSTLAYSTWSVYFRNSKGVESAEAPYEAESDMQEMRAKLYGQIYARGPLPYKCP, encoded by the coding sequence ATGTCCGAAGAGAAGAACATCGACCCACGTGAGCGCGGGGAAGTCGAAGTGAGATTCGGGAGATCAGCTCACGAACTGAGTCTTGCCCGTCAGGTCGGTTCGAGCTACTTCGGTGAGCTCCAGCGGTCTGAGCTGCTGGGCACCCTGGAAAGGCTTGCAACCCGCACGCAGGAGCCGTTGTTCTCAATTCAGCGGGAAGGCGTGCTGTTATCAGTCGGCGCTGTAGAAGTCCACAAGGTACTTGAGATCAGTAACGGACGCGCGTCCCTGACTGCAAGTCACGCCCGCCATAAGTTGAAGACTGAGTCGCCGCTGGAGCCGGGTAAGACTTACGAGATGGTTATCGATCCGGCCACAAACGAGGTGCGCTGGGCTCGGCAGACGGACAAAGCTGCGCGGGAACTAGGCGGCCCTGTCGTTCACAGCACCGAGCCGATCAAGAAACTCAGAGCAGTCCCGCGCAAGAAAGCCAGCGAGTTCTTCGACATCGTGCGCCGTCAGCCTCACATTCCTTTTCAGTACCCTGCGAACGGCTGCTGGGCGCGGGCTCACGAGATGTGCCGAATAATCGAACGCCATCTTGACGCAGATCCTACCGACGTCGTGGCAAAGGTGTGGCACTACGCTGGAGCAGGCACCGAGCTTTCGGCCAGGAGCAACAATACTCCAGAATGCAAAGTGGAGTGGTCGTACCACGTTGCCCCAGTCGTTCAGCAAGATGACGAGCTTTGGGTCATCGATCCTTCTATGTTTGACGAACCCGTGCCGCTAGACCGGTGGCGGCAGGCTCAAAATCCGGACAATAGTACGCTCGCGTACAGCACTTGGTCGGTGTACTTCCGCAACAGCAAAGGCGTGGAAAGTGCTGAAGCACCGTATGAGGCTGAGAGCGATATGCAGGAGATGCGGGCGAAGCTTTACGGCCAGATCTACGCGCGGGGGCCACTGCCTTATAAGTGCCCGTGA
- a CDS encoding nucleotide pyrophosphohydrolase — MQRTSDLADLQQQLRQFAAERDWERFHSPKNLAMALACEAGEVLEHFQWLSESESDSLSAEAKQAVGEELADVYLYLVRLADRLSIDLPAAAQQKIDLNAKKYPVERAKGNAKKYTTFGIEGEE, encoded by the coding sequence GTGCAACGTACTTCTGACTTAGCCGATCTGCAGCAGCAGCTGCGCCAATTTGCAGCAGAGCGCGACTGGGAGCGTTTTCATTCACCGAAGAATCTGGCGATGGCGCTCGCCTGTGAGGCTGGGGAAGTTCTTGAGCACTTTCAATGGCTCTCAGAGTCCGAAAGCGACAGCCTGTCCGCGGAAGCGAAGCAGGCCGTCGGCGAAGAACTCGCAGATGTCTACCTGTATTTAGTCCGGCTCGCGGACCGCCTGTCCATTGATCTCCCAGCAGCCGCCCAGCAGAAGATCGATTTGAACGCGAAGAAGTACCCAGTCGAAAGGGCAAAGGGTAACGCCAAGAAGTACACCACATTCGGAATCGAGGGCGAGGAATGA
- a CDS encoding N-acetylmuramoyl-L-alanine amidase family protein: MPLRPGSTGGDNGGSGNDPGHGGHRRVGGSSPNNATGPSGQLEKTVTLGIARAARDDPGQFRVLLTREDDANLGLTDRASVARLSGAVAFVSVHCNGSKDPTVQRSSAYIHERGSAESMRLAEAVLSRVRDVTGSRPRQVQRAACSAYCSPRATCPRQPRVWWR; encoded by the coding sequence ATGCCGCTTCGGCCCGGCAGTACAGGAGGTGACAATGGAGGTAGTGGTAATGACCCTGGGCACGGCGGCCACAGGCGTGTTGGCGGCTCAAGTCCGAACAATGCCACTGGACCTAGCGGGCAGCTTGAGAAAACTGTTACTTTGGGCATCGCGAGAGCAGCGCGTGACGACCCGGGGCAATTTCGTGTGCTACTGACTCGCGAGGACGATGCGAACCTAGGCTTAACCGACCGGGCATCCGTAGCCAGACTCAGCGGAGCAGTCGCCTTTGTGTCGGTCCACTGCAACGGATCTAAGGACCCAACCGTACAGCGCAGCTCCGCGTACATTCATGAGCGCGGGTCAGCAGAATCAATGCGGTTGGCAGAGGCCGTACTGAGTCGTGTTCGCGACGTAACTGGGTCACGGCCTCGACAGGTCCAACGTGCAGCGTGTTCGGCGTACTGCAGCCCGAGAGCCACTTGCCCGAGACAGCCGCGTGTTTGGTGGAGGTGA
- a CDS encoding AAA family ATPase, giving the protein MQEGDLALCVYDSRYRYVAQVLKKFENEDLARAIWGQDPEGRTWSLIYFLTEPQKLDVPLLDLAGYLQQGYMGFTRISDAKSARIKAEFGSINTFVEQQLLSRPIDAHPLDNITRQDVLDALARLDAGETHGYGPSTDYNLVHEGKPYPPKAAAGIATMRTLGRPLRPSEFSAGMGTKNFRVLEKLGFTIQPKPSDDLFFLIRSNEDSPYDDELGVRYHFTNTVPNHKKLLVGARVVVDSTSSNGTRLRGHGNLGPAQSKVTPSGSQEFVSEFTSWTPFSPPKPISAALKAQIAAQPGYNVQHAIRPLSRRLFEAITDGKPIDMIDEVVLIGTTRRTDKELDEFQDLVNREGGQAWWWSFPIKSEAQSALPRPFYVYLNRGGGVFTHRCRVDDFRTSQGNSGMESPWPEKTPLRLRGATRAGDRQSEVFKTWLLVGSVEEIKPALALSDFEPAAPWSSDNNILNQSTFGYAYRKQKTGVPTPSKPYTVDDAIEDIFLSKTDLEELIGLLSSKKNLILQGAPGTGKTYLAKRLAFALMGEAADDRVTMVQFHQSYSYEDFIGGYRPTGEGFAFKSGVFSRFCAAATQRPTAKFVFVIDEINRGNLSKILGEVMLLMESDKRGPGWAIPLTYSTEQEPPFYIPENVYIIGLMNTADRSLAMVDYALRRRFAFWTLLPAFESARFKVHLQSREIPEAFTKKIVDRMSKLNAAIAADKDLGAGFMVGHSFFTSPDESVSADAWYARVIRAEVAPLLAEYWFDKPASYIEDRVNELLA; this is encoded by the coding sequence ATGCAAGAAGGCGATCTCGCGTTGTGCGTCTACGACTCACGGTATCGGTACGTCGCCCAGGTCCTCAAGAAGTTTGAGAACGAAGACTTGGCTCGCGCGATCTGGGGACAAGACCCTGAAGGCCGAACTTGGAGCCTGATCTACTTCCTCACGGAACCGCAGAAGCTCGATGTCCCCCTGCTCGACCTGGCCGGCTACCTTCAACAGGGCTATATGGGGTTCACCCGCATTAGCGACGCGAAGTCCGCACGCATCAAGGCCGAATTCGGGTCGATCAACACGTTTGTGGAGCAGCAGCTCCTCAGCAGACCGATCGATGCGCATCCTTTGGACAACATCACGAGACAAGATGTCCTCGATGCCTTGGCTCGCCTTGACGCGGGTGAGACCCACGGGTACGGGCCATCAACGGATTACAACCTGGTACACGAGGGTAAGCCGTATCCGCCTAAAGCAGCTGCAGGGATAGCGACTATGCGCACGTTGGGCCGGCCTCTGAGACCCAGCGAATTTTCCGCTGGTATGGGGACGAAGAACTTCCGCGTACTGGAGAAGCTGGGGTTCACCATTCAGCCTAAGCCTTCAGATGACCTGTTCTTCCTGATCCGCTCGAATGAAGACTCCCCGTATGACGACGAGCTCGGCGTCCGCTATCACTTCACGAACACCGTTCCGAACCACAAGAAGCTGCTTGTTGGAGCACGCGTAGTTGTTGATTCGACAAGCTCAAACGGGACCAGGCTACGCGGGCACGGCAACCTGGGGCCCGCGCAGTCGAAGGTGACGCCCTCTGGTTCGCAAGAGTTCGTGAGCGAGTTCACTTCCTGGACACCGTTCTCCCCGCCAAAGCCAATTTCTGCTGCGCTTAAGGCGCAAATCGCTGCGCAGCCCGGGTACAACGTTCAGCACGCGATCCGCCCACTTAGCAGACGGCTGTTCGAGGCGATCACCGATGGAAAGCCGATTGACATGATCGACGAAGTCGTCCTGATTGGAACCACCAGAAGAACCGACAAGGAGCTCGACGAGTTTCAAGACTTGGTCAACAGAGAAGGAGGCCAGGCGTGGTGGTGGAGCTTCCCAATCAAGAGTGAGGCACAAAGCGCGCTCCCCCGCCCGTTCTACGTGTATTTGAATCGGGGCGGCGGAGTTTTCACTCACCGATGTCGTGTCGATGACTTCCGAACTAGCCAAGGCAACTCGGGGATGGAGTCTCCATGGCCAGAGAAGACGCCTCTGCGCCTGAGAGGGGCGACACGTGCCGGCGATCGCCAGAGCGAGGTATTCAAGACTTGGCTGCTCGTGGGTTCGGTCGAAGAAATCAAGCCGGCTCTCGCGCTCTCAGATTTTGAGCCGGCAGCACCTTGGTCCAGCGACAACAACATCCTCAACCAGAGCACCTTCGGCTACGCGTACCGGAAGCAGAAGACAGGTGTGCCTACGCCCTCAAAGCCTTACACCGTCGACGACGCAATCGAAGACATCTTCCTCTCGAAGACCGACCTCGAGGAACTCATTGGACTTCTATCCAGTAAGAAGAACTTGATCCTCCAGGGGGCGCCTGGTACAGGCAAGACTTACCTGGCTAAGCGACTCGCCTTCGCTCTCATGGGCGAGGCCGCAGATGACCGCGTCACGATGGTGCAGTTCCACCAGTCGTACTCGTACGAGGACTTCATCGGGGGTTACCGTCCAACTGGCGAAGGGTTCGCATTCAAGTCTGGAGTGTTCTCGCGATTCTGCGCGGCTGCAACGCAACGGCCGACCGCGAAGTTCGTGTTTGTAATCGACGAGATCAACCGCGGCAATCTGAGCAAGATCCTTGGCGAAGTGATGCTGCTGATGGAGTCCGACAAGCGCGGACCCGGGTGGGCGATTCCACTCACCTACTCGACCGAGCAGGAGCCGCCTTTTTACATTCCCGAGAACGTGTACATCATCGGCTTGATGAATACCGCCGATCGGTCGCTCGCAATGGTCGACTACGCTCTTCGGCGGCGCTTCGCCTTCTGGACTTTGCTGCCTGCGTTCGAGTCTGCACGGTTCAAGGTGCACCTGCAGTCTAGGGAAATTCCTGAGGCTTTCACCAAGAAAATCGTTGACCGTATGTCCAAACTGAACGCGGCTATCGCAGCCGATAAAGACTTGGGCGCGGGATTTATGGTTGGACATAGCTTCTTCACCTCGCCCGACGAATCAGTCAGCGCGGACGCCTGGTACGCCAGGGTTATCCGCGCGGAAGTAGCACCATTGCTTGCGGAGTACTGGTTCGACAAGCCCGCGAGCTACATCGAAGATCGGGTCAACGAATTGCTGGCCTGA
- a CDS encoding N-acetylmuramoyl-L-alanine amidase: MFGVLQPESHLPETAACLVEVSYITNPPEDRRLARDDYRRQLAAAILNGISDFLSAAAPEGVQLESPSDLPLVPGTEDAAEVALEE; encoded by the coding sequence GTGTTCGGCGTACTGCAGCCCGAGAGCCACTTGCCCGAGACAGCCGCGTGTTTGGTGGAGGTGAGCTACATCACCAACCCACCTGAGGACCGAAGACTTGCAAGAGACGACTACCGCCGCCAATTGGCAGCCGCAATTCTCAATGGTATCTCTGACTTCCTAAGCGCAGCTGCACCGGAGGGCGTACAGCTTGAATCCCCATCAGACTTGCCTCTCGTGCCTGGCACAGAGGATGCAGCCGAGGTGGCGTTGGAGGAGTGA
- a CDS encoding nuclease-related domain-containing protein: MKPNPVIFSLAAAAAVGYAALRFFRVRPKLRALRLGEEGEKAVGQFLERLRGSGFQVFHDVVGPGFNVDHVLVGPQGLFTVETKTWSKPSSGNARIVFDGDTLKVGARSPERDPISQARAQASWLRGLLAESSGRSVQVRPVIAFPGWFVETTGRSTDVWVLEPKALPHFIETEPSRLSPEDARLLAYHLSRYVRSSQAK; encoded by the coding sequence ATGAAGCCCAATCCGGTCATCTTTTCACTGGCAGCCGCCGCTGCGGTTGGGTACGCTGCGTTGCGATTCTTCCGAGTGCGTCCAAAGCTAAGGGCACTGCGGCTTGGCGAAGAAGGCGAGAAGGCTGTGGGCCAGTTCCTGGAGCGCTTGAGGGGAAGTGGATTTCAGGTTTTCCACGACGTAGTCGGACCTGGATTCAACGTAGACCACGTTCTTGTCGGTCCTCAAGGTCTGTTTACGGTAGAGACAAAGACGTGGAGCAAACCTAGCTCTGGCAACGCTCGGATCGTCTTCGATGGGGACACGCTCAAAGTGGGCGCAAGAAGCCCGGAGCGTGACCCGATCTCGCAAGCCCGTGCTCAAGCATCTTGGCTGCGCGGGTTGCTGGCAGAGAGCAGCGGCCGCTCCGTGCAAGTCCGACCGGTGATCGCGTTTCCCGGGTGGTTCGTGGAGACGACTGGGCGAAGTACTGACGTCTGGGTTTTGGAGCCGAAGGCATTACCCCACTTCATCGAAACTGAACCCTCAAGACTCTCACCTGAAGACGCGCGGTTGCTCGCGTATCACCTATCCCGCTACGTCCGGAGCTCACAAGCTAAGTAG
- a CDS encoding EAL domain-containing protein: MKNFLFKSDPAPASDPEKIEPELDALATVPTMFAPGEEKLSQQEFRALSPQESVWPHGSMSKLPESLIMMVDDEVLNIEMTQAFLVEAGYRHFASTDAPETAVEAMRRQPPGVLLLDLSMPKVSGLEILEAMRADSVLRHVPVIVLTSSTDPQVKLQALSLGAMDFLSKPVDPSELALRLRNTLTASAYRDYLRQHDPLTGLPNKQRYRRDLAAVLASAQDEQRAGALLLVGVDALGRVNDALGRASGDHLLQRIGKRLASCVQTEAGGELSAGDVNPTLYRLDGDEFAVVVPHIEGVHSAAAFIGKLLDDAAVSFQRRGSPELFVTCSIGVAVFPTDGADPELLTGNAGLALRHAKQAGSHRYEFFTPRFTQVAQSRLDLSAELRRAIGRDEIELLFEPRVELASGKLLAAQGLLRWNHSSGRAIDGDELLDLARGSEMNVALIEWVLDRLRLSAGKWRASGLQPVPVGIGASLANLPLTELSHLVSAAIAGGLEPRQLTLELQHLGGDHRLHDADEKAIVALRRKGVRLALDRFGSITSVADVRLITCDEIKVDASFAHQVENNPLNQAMLLGIGDFARRLNLTCVACGVDTGSRLSFLRKNGWQQGQGRVFGKPLAAVPFAAQWLSKSGRSQRVELD; the protein is encoded by the coding sequence ATGAAAAACTTCCTGTTCAAGTCCGATCCGGCCCCGGCGAGCGATCCCGAAAAAATCGAGCCGGAGCTCGACGCGCTGGCGACGGTGCCGACCATGTTCGCGCCCGGCGAGGAGAAGCTCTCGCAGCAGGAGTTCCGCGCACTTTCACCGCAGGAATCGGTGTGGCCGCACGGCTCGATGTCGAAGCTGCCGGAGTCGCTGATCATGATGGTCGACGACGAGGTACTGAACATCGAGATGACGCAAGCCTTCCTGGTCGAAGCCGGCTACCGCCACTTCGCCAGCACGGATGCGCCCGAGACGGCGGTGGAAGCGATGCGCCGTCAGCCGCCGGGCGTCCTGCTGCTGGACCTGAGCATGCCCAAGGTCAGCGGCCTGGAGATCCTGGAGGCGATGCGCGCCGACTCCGTGCTGCGCCATGTGCCCGTGATCGTGCTGACCAGCAGCACCGACCCTCAGGTGAAGCTGCAGGCGCTTTCGCTGGGCGCGATGGATTTCCTCTCCAAGCCGGTCGACCCCAGCGAGCTGGCGCTGCGCCTGCGCAATACGCTCACCGCGAGCGCATACCGCGACTACCTGCGCCAGCACGACCCGCTGACCGGCCTGCCGAACAAGCAGCGTTACCGGCGCGACCTGGCCGCGGTGCTCGCTTCGGCCCAGGACGAGCAGCGCGCGGGCGCCTTGCTCCTGGTCGGCGTCGACGCACTGGGCCGCGTGAACGACGCGCTGGGGCGCGCCAGCGGCGACCACCTGCTGCAGCGCATCGGCAAGCGGCTGGCCAGCTGCGTGCAGACCGAGGCGGGCGGCGAGCTCAGCGCCGGTGACGTCAACCCGACGCTGTACCGGCTCGACGGAGACGAGTTCGCGGTCGTCGTGCCGCACATCGAGGGCGTTCACAGCGCCGCCGCCTTCATCGGCAAGCTGCTGGACGACGCGGCCGTGAGCTTCCAGCGGCGCGGATCGCCCGAGCTGTTCGTGACGTGCAGCATCGGCGTCGCCGTGTTTCCCACCGACGGGGCGGATCCGGAACTCCTCACGGGCAATGCCGGCCTCGCACTGCGTCACGCGAAGCAGGCGGGTTCGCACCGCTACGAGTTCTTCACGCCGCGGTTCACGCAGGTGGCGCAGAGCCGGCTGGACCTGAGCGCGGAGCTGCGCCGCGCGATCGGGCGCGACGAGATCGAGCTGCTGTTCGAGCCGAGGGTGGAACTCGCCTCGGGCAAGTTGCTGGCCGCCCAAGGCCTGCTGCGCTGGAACCATTCCTCAGGCCGCGCGATCGACGGCGACGAGCTCCTGGACCTGGCGCGCGGCTCCGAGATGAACGTCGCGCTCATCGAGTGGGTGCTGGACCGGCTGCGGCTGAGCGCCGGCAAGTGGCGCGCGAGCGGCCTGCAGCCGGTGCCAGTCGGGATCGGCGCGTCGCTGGCGAACCTGCCCCTGACGGAGCTCAGCCACCTGGTGTCGGCCGCGATCGCGGGTGGCCTGGAGCCGCGTCAACTGACGCTGGAGCTGCAACACCTGGGCGGGGACCACCGCCTGCACGACGCCGACGAGAAGGCGATCGTCGCCTTGCGCAGGAAAGGGGTGCGCCTGGCGCTGGACAGGTTCGGCTCGATCACGTCCGTCGCGGACGTTCGCCTGATCACGTGCGACGAGATCAAGGTCGATGCGTCTTTCGCGCACCAGGTGGAGAACAACCCCCTGAACCAGGCCATGCTGCTGGGCATCGGCGACTTCGCACGGCGTCTGAACCTGACCTGCGTGGCCTGCGGCGTGGACACCGGCTCGCGGCTCTCGTTCCTGCGAAAGAACGGCTGGCAGCAGGGACAGGGCCGCGTCTTCGGCAAGCCCCTGGCGGCGGTGCCCTTTGCCGCGCAGTGGCTCTCGAAGAGCGGCAGGTCCCAGCGGGTGGAGCTCGATTGA